The Sebaldella sp. S0638 DNA window AATAATTTTTCTCTTGAGATAAAAATGCTTAAGCAGGAAAGTAAGCCAAACTGGATTGAAAAAATAGAGAAACTGGAATTTGACAAAGCTGAAAGCGGCTATTATGCGAAAACTTCACTGAAAAGCTATACGCCTGATAAGAATGTAAGGATTAGTTTTCCCCTTGACAAAAAAGATAAGGTTTATACTGAAAAAACAGATGACGCAGTATATTTTACGGCAAAACTGAATTTTGAGGATAATTATTACACTGAAAAAGTAAAAGCTCAAAATATAATACTGATATGGGATACTTCAAATTCAGGTGAAAAAAGAGATATTGAGAAAGAACTTGCACTGCTCACGAAATATTTCTCTTATCTGGGAAATGTAAATATAAGTTTATATTCAATAGATAATGATTTCCTGAGCAGGGGAAATTTTCAGATAAAGAACGGAAACTGGGATCAGCTGAAAAAGACTATTAAGAATTTTGCCTATGACGGAGGGACGCAGTTTAATAAGATAAATCTGAAAAAAAGTGCTGACGAGGTAATTTTTGTAACAGACGGGATAAATACCATAGATTCTAACGAATTTAAACTGTCGGGAATGCCGTTTATGCTTATTAATTCTTCCAAAGAGTCAGACGGAGGATTTATGAAGTATCTGGCTGATGCAAGCAACGGTAAATTAATAGATCTGAACAGAGAAGATATTGATTCAGAGTTTGATAAGATGAAATATAATTATTTGAATCTCGTATCATATAAATATAATAAATCCGAGATAGACGAGGTGTATCCTAAAGCGGAGTCAGATATAAGGGGGAGCTTTGATTTTTCGGGAATACTAAAAGGAAATAATGCAGAGATAACTGTAAATCTGGGTTTTGGGAATATTATCACGGAAACAAGAAAAATATTTATTTCCGCAGACACGAATTCAAATAATATAAGTAAGATATGGGCAGAGAAAAAAATAGAGAATTTGAGCGGAAATTATGATAAAAATAAAAAAGAAATACTGGAAACTGCCAAAAAGTATTCTCTTGTGACTAATGAAACTTCTCTTATAGTACTGGACAGGGTGGAGGACTATGTAAGATATGAAATAGTGCCGCCTTCAGAGCTTTTGGATGAGTATAACAGACAGATGGCATACAGAAAAAAGAACGAGGCTGATGCCAGAAAGAATGGTCTGGAAGAAAGTGTAAGAGTGCTTGAGAGAAGAAAAGACTGGTATAACAAACCTGTGTTGAATTCTGAAAGACCGGGAAGAAATATTGAAAAAAATAAAGAATATGAATCTGTTAATGATATGGTACAGATACCTTCGCCGCCTGCTGTTACTGAGGTGCAGTCAAATAAAACGATGGTAACTTCATCAGGATCTGTCGCCTTACAGGATGAAAAGGCAGTAAACAGCAAAAAAGCAGAAAGCAAGAATCAAAGTAAAGATCTAAGAGTAGTAGTTTATGAAGATAAAGACAGAAACAGCGAATATATTAATGAGTATAAAAAGGTAAAGCCGGAAAATATTTATGAAAAGTATTTGGAGATGAAAGTAAAATACGGGAAAAATCCTTTCTTTTATGTAGATACAGCTGATTTTCTGATTAAAAGCAATCAGAAAAATACAGCATTAAAAGTATTGACTAATATACCGGAATTATCTTTGGAGAATCATGAATACTACAGAATTCTAGGATATAAACTTTTGGAAACAGGGGAAAACGGACTTGCAGTGAAGATATTTGAAAAAGTGCTGGATTTGAAAGGTGAAGATTTACAGTCAATACGTGATCTGGCCATTGCATATGAAATAAACGGGGATAAGCAGAAAGCACTTGAGCTGATGAACAGT harbors:
- a CDS encoding VIT domain-containing protein gives rise to the protein MSKKLLLAFFMILGMIIRGNEVSSIRLEIKNPGEKAVVLDTMSVNVEINGDISITTYDMTFHNPNSRILEGEFTFPLQDGQKVTRYALDVNGKLREGVVVEKEKARTAYENTIRQKIDPGIIEKTVGNNYKTRIYPIPSNGYKRVVIAYTEVLKNKNGSLDYFLPLNYNQKVNNFSLEIKMLKQESKPNWIEKIEKLEFDKAESGYYAKTSLKSYTPDKNVRISFPLDKKDKVYTEKTDDAVYFTAKLNFEDNYYTEKVKAQNIILIWDTSNSGEKRDIEKELALLTKYFSYLGNVNISLYSIDNDFLSRGNFQIKNGNWDQLKKTIKNFAYDGGTQFNKINLKKSADEVIFVTDGINTIDSNEFKLSGMPFMLINSSKESDGGFMKYLADASNGKLIDLNREDIDSEFDKMKYNYLNLVSYKYNKSEIDEVYPKAESDIRGSFDFSGILKGNNAEITVNLGFGNIITETRKIFISADTNSNNISKIWAEKKIENLSGNYDKNKKEILETAKKYSLVTNETSLIVLDRVEDYVRYEIVPPSELLDEYNRQMAYRKKNEADARKNGLEESVRVLERRKDWYNKPVLNSERPGRNIEKNKEYESVNDMVQIPSPPAVTEVQSNKTMVTSSGSVALQDEKAVNSKKAESKNQSKDLRVVVYEDKDRNSEYINEYKKVKPENIYEKYLEMKVKYGKNPFFYVDTADFLIKSNQKNTALKVLTNIPELSLENHEYYRILGYKLLETGENGLAVKIFEKVLDLKGEDLQSIRDLAIAYEINGDKQKALELMNSILEKSTPNELELKGIVINEMNNLIEKNKSKLNINMVDKRLIYPMPVDYRVVLDWSKDNQEIDLWLTQPDGVRVYYSNSQTSDNNAIIYNHTTFRYGPEELLIKKAKKGEYEIKVEYYADQSQTLREPVIVRLEIITNYGSKNEKRQIITRRVESVREFIDIGKFMYDGK